A window of the Lactuca sativa cultivar Salinas chromosome 7, Lsat_Salinas_v11, whole genome shotgun sequence genome harbors these coding sequences:
- the LOC111883728 gene encoding protein ALP1-like produces MKSDVSTPEGDFPGEYSYYFGLLQETLGQMNDLPLPTQQVLDHEEEEKHEVKTKGLKEILTSLLLIEEQEKSEKFEWDKAQEEDKMMLEANHKKKTKAMLDYRSECQEYSDVIDESTRVRKRKSRAATNAAVASAVVVADLQNNTNQKTNPTAGAAVAPAGPQRRLWVKNRSKDWWDKCNSPEFPEEEFRKAFRMGKDTFELICNELTSVVAKENTMLRDAVPVRQRVAVCIWRLATGEPLRLVSRRFGLGISTCHKLVLEVCSAIKTVLMPKYLQWPDDESIRTIKNEFSSISGIPNVVGSMYTTHIPIIAPKISVAAYFNKRHTERNQKTSYSITVQGVVDPRGIFTDVCIGWPGSMPDDQVLEKSALHQRANGGLLKDVWIVGSCGYPLMDWVLVPYTQPHLTWTQHAFNEKIGEIQRVAKDAFGRLKGRWSCLQKRTEVKLQDLPVVLGACCVLHNICEMRNEEVDPELMLELHDDEMVPEIGLRSSIAMKARDSIAHNLLHHNHAGTSFLS; encoded by the coding sequence ATGAAATCAGACGTATCTACGCCGGAAGGAGATTTCCCAGGTGAGTATTCTTATTACTTTGGTTTGCTTCAAGAGACACTTGGTCAGATGAATGATTTACCATTACCAACCCAACAAGTACTTGAtcatgaagaagaagagaaacATGAAGTCAAGACGAAAGGGTTGAAGGAGATTCTCACGTCTTTGCTTTTGATTGAAGAGCAAGAGAAATCGGAAAAATTCGAGTGGGataaagctcaagaagaagataAGATGATGTTAGAAGCTAACCATAAGAAGAAAACCAAAGCCATGTTGGATTACCGGAGCGAATGTCAGGAATATTCCGATGTTATCGATGAATCCACCCGCGTTCGAAAACGAAAGTCTAGAGCTGCTACAAATGCAGCGGTTGCTTCTGCTGTAGTCGTAGCTGATCTACAAAATAATACAAATCAGAAAACTAATCCTACCGCCGGCGCCGCCGTCGCCCCCGCCGGACCACAAAGAAGGTTATGGGTGAAGAACAGATCGAAAGATTGGTGGGATAAATGCAACAGTCCGGAATTCCCAGAAGAAGAATTCCGAAAAGCTTTTCGTATGGGGAAAGATACATTCGAGCTGATATGCAATGAGCTTACATCAGTAGTCGCAAAAGAAAACACCATGTTACGCGACGCAGTCCCCGTCCGGCAAAGAGTCGCCGTCTGTATATGGAGGCTAGCCACCGGGGAGCCTTTACGTCTTGTTTCCCGGCGATTCGGATTAGGCATCTCCACCTGTCACAAACTCGTTCTCGAGGTATGTTCCGCCATTAAAACCGTCTTAATGCCTAAATACCTTCAATGGCCGGACGACGAGTCCATACGAACAATCAAAAACGAATTCTCCTCCATCTCCGGCATCCCAAACGTCGTCGGATCAATGTACACCACCCACATCCCGATCATCGCTCCCAAAATCAGCGTCGCCGCCTACTTCAACAAACGACACACAGAACGAAACCAAAAAACTTCTTATTCAATCACTGTTCAAGGAGTTGTCGACCCACGAGGGATCTTCACCGACGTCTGCATCGGGTGGCCGGGTTCCATGCCGGACGACCAAGTGCTCGAGAAATCCGCCCTCCACCAAAGAGCAAACGGCGGACTTCTGAAAGACGTATGGATAGTCGGAAGCTGTGGGTATCCATTAATGGACTGGGTACTCGTACCCTACACGCAACCTCATCTGACATGGACACAACATGCTTTCAACGAAAAGATCGGGGAGATTCAAAGGGTGGCGAAGGATGCATTTGGGAGGTTGAAAGGGCGGTGGTCCTGTTTGCAGAAACGAACGGAGGTGAAGCTTCAGGATTTGCCGGTGGTGTTGGGGGCATGTTGCGTGTTGCATAATATATGTGAAATGAGGAATGAAGAAGTGGATCCTGAGTTGATGCTTGAGCTTCATGATGATGAAATGGTGCCTGAAATTGGGTTGAGATCTTCGATTGCAATGAAAGCTCGTGATTCGATTGCTCATAATCTTTTGCATCATAATCATGCTGGTACTTCTTTTTTGTCTTGA